A stretch of DNA from Arenicella chitinivorans:
CAATCAATGCTCTGGTTGCGCCAAATGGTTTATCCGAGAAAATCGCTGATGGCATATTTGGCAACGCAGCGGTAAATGGCGCGGTCACTGAGCAGTGGAACGCATACAAATCAGCCACTACACAATTCCTAACCAATGAAAACGACGTGCAAGAAGTCAAGCAACGTTTGTTAGCGTTGACGGGTCGCTTAACGCAAGTGGTCGGCGACTCAGTAGGCTTCGTAGAGGCGGTAGCACGTGAAGGGCGTAACAAATCCACCGGCGCCTCGAAAGATAAATACCTCTTCTTGACTTCAGAGGCCTCCAATCTCAATGGTATTCTCGGGCGTTTGTCCACCACGCTGCGTGGCTACTTTCTGCCTGATTCAAACCTGCCGCAATTGGCTGATGCACAAAACGGCTTGATGGTTCGTTTACAAGAAACCCTAAATCGAATTGTGAGTAACTCTTCCACCGTTGTTGCCACCGCGGCTGAGCCTTTGCGTGCGCAGTATGCTGATTTGGAAACACGTGTTTTGGAAATTGGCGATCGTGCGACGGCGTTAAGCGAATCGCGCGCAGCATTGCAGTCGGTACGAGATCAAGGCGCGGCACTTGCACAGGCGGTACAGTCAGCCAGTAATCAAGGGTTAACGGCACGCTTGAGTCAGTTAGCAACATTGCTGCCACTTTTATTGGCCGCGTTTGGCGTGTTCAGTCTGTGGCGTTACAGTCAAGCGCAATCCAAAGAATTGGTCGCACACGATGCGGGCTTGGAAGAAACCTTAGCGGATCAACAAGAATCGATTCTGAAATTGCTCGATGAAATGAGCGCACTGGCGGATGGTGACCTGACGGTCGAAGCCGAGGTGACTGACCAGATTACGGGTGCGATCGCTGACTCGGTGAACTTCGCGGTGATTGAGATGCGTGAGCTGGTGTCGCAGATTAACCGAGCTTCCATTCAAGTGGCGAACGAATCAGAGCTGGCGGTAAGTAACGCGCAGGCGGTATCGCAATCAAACATGACCCAGGCGGAACAGATCTCCGCGGCGGCGGCGTTGATGCAGGAAGTGACTGCTGGTATGCGCCAAATGTCAGAACAAGCGAACAGTTCATCTGACATGGCGTCCGATTCACTGAAAGCGGCGGAGCAAGGCGCACAGGCGGTACGCGATACGATTACTGGCATGGAAAACATGCGAGAGCAGATTCAAGATACGTCGAAACGCATCAAGCGACTGGGTGAGAGTTCGCAGCGCATTGGAGACATCGTCGCGCTGATTGATGACATTGCTGAACAAACGAACATTTTGTCGCTCAATGCGGCGATCCAAGCATCGATGGCTGGTGAAGCCGGTCGCGGTTTCGCGGTTGTATCGGATGAGGTACAAAGTCTGGCGGAACGATCGACTGAAGCGACAAAGAAAATTGCCGAGCTGGTAACGACCATTCAGAACGATACCAACGACGCTGTTTTATCGATGGAAAAAGCAACCCAACAAGTGGTCAGCGGTACCAAGGTTGCCGACTCCGCAGGTAAGGCTCTGGCTGAAATTGAGAACATGTCGCAGCAATTGTCGAAACTGGTACAGGGCATCTCAGCGGGTTCTAACAAGCAAGCTGAAACAGTAACCCGTGTATCAGAGCAAGTAACACAAGTGAGTGATTCTTCAACTGAAACGTCGCGCAAAGCACAGGAGTCGGCGAACTCGATTGCAAAACTGTTAGAACTGGCGAAAGATTTGGAGACTTCTGTATCGCGATTCAAACTACCAGCGAACTAACTGAAGCACGTTCAGATAATTAGATTCAGAAAATGAACGAACACTGAGACCGGATATGTCAATCTATTCGAACATAGATCTTGAAACCTTTAAGTGGGTAAAAGGTGAAGTTGAGCTGACGCTCGATAGTGCAAATAAAGAGCTGCAGCAGTTCGTGACGAGTGATGATAAGTCGAAGTTATTCGGCTTAAGCAATCATCTGCATCAAGTGGTGGGCTCGTTGCAGATGCTG
This window harbors:
- a CDS encoding methyl-accepting chemotaxis protein — its product is MSDPNKHVDNDILDLDNIIDDDSDLASLYDDAELTDLDGFDDLEPEEAAPAAVADKSSNERLWMILTLLAFGLALLSTLILSPAISSQKQRANQVSEVVNKINLTTTSASQALSEVGGRYAPLKSNIDETEEAINALVAPNGLSEKIADGIFGNAAVNGAVTEQWNAYKSATTQFLTNENDVQEVKQRLLALTGRLTQVVGDSVGFVEAVAREGRNKSTGASKDKYLFLTSEASNLNGILGRLSTTLRGYFLPDSNLPQLADAQNGLMVRLQETLNRIVSNSSTVVATAAEPLRAQYADLETRVLEIGDRATALSESRAALQSVRDQGAALAQAVQSASNQGLTARLSQLATLLPLLLAAFGVFSLWRYSQAQSKELVAHDAGLEETLADQQESILKLLDEMSALADGDLTVEAEVTDQITGAIADSVNFAVIEMRELVSQINRASIQVANESELAVSNAQAVSQSNMTQAEQISAAAALMQEVTAGMRQMSEQANSSSDMASDSLKAAEQGAQAVRDTITGMENMREQIQDTSKRIKRLGESSQRIGDIVALIDDIAEQTNILSLNAAIQASMAGEAGRGFAVVSDEVQSLAERSTEATKKIAELVTTIQNDTNDAVLSMEKATQQVVSGTKVADSAGKALAEIENMSQQLSKLVQGISAGSNKQAETVTRVSEQVTQVSDSSTETSRKAQESANSIAKLLELAKDLETSVSRFKLPAN